The DNA segment GTCCCGCTTCCTGCTCGAGGACTGCGCGGACGACGTCGCCGCGCTGGCCGACGCACTCGGCATCCGCACGTTCGTACCCGTCGGCTACTCGATGGGCTCGCTGATCGCCCAGTTGGTGTGGCGGCGCCACCCGCAACGCGTCGACGGGCTGGTGTTGTGCGCAGCGGCCGCGGCGGTCTCCCGCGCGAGCTACGAGCGGCTGGCCACCGGCGTCTTCGCGGCGTTCATCGACGCGTTCAGCCCGCCGCTGCGGGGACCCGCGCTCACGCCGGCGTCCTCGGTGGCCGACGGTGTGTTCGGGGTGCCCCAGTGGTTGCTCGGCCAGTTCCGCTCCACGAGCCCGGGGGCGATCACCCGCGCCGTCGCCGAGGTCACCCGGTTCGACTCACGGCCGTGGGTCGGCGACATCGACGTCCCGACATCGGTGGTGGTCACCCTCCGTGACCGCGCGTTCGGGACGGCGCGCCAGCGCTGGCTGGCCGG comes from the Mycolicibacterium litorale genome and includes:
- a CDS encoding alpha/beta fold hydrolase produces the protein MPRLSSPRLPSLPALAALGEIPPGRTVDLPGRGSTYVIDSGPQDGPTYLLLHSLACTGLMTWYPALDVVKQFGRVVVFDQRCHGHGISSSRFLLEDCADDVAALADALGIRTFVPVGYSMGSLIAQLVWRRHPQRVDGLVLCAAAAAVSRASYERLATGVFAAFIDAFSPPLRGPALTPASSVADGVFGVPQWLLGQFRSTSPGAITRAVAEVTRFDSRPWVGDIDVPTSVVVTLRDRAFGTARQRWLAGRIPGAHEVPVDAGHASCTLQSAKFVPALREAIASVHDRMLAEAGRFPEVSG